The Clostridia bacterium DNA segment CGGCCTCTTCGTCATCATCGTCACCTATTGGGTCAGCGGATACCTGGGCCTGCGCGCCACGCACTGGATCCTCGACAAGGTCTGGGTCGGTCTCTTCGTGGCGGTGCCGATCGTCTTCCAACCCGAGCTGCGCCGCGCGCTGGAGCAGGTCGGGCGCGGCAGCTTCTTCCGCCCGACGACCGCGCTGGCCTCCGAGGACGTCGACCACCTCATCGACGAGGTCGTCCAGGCCGTCACCGCCCTCGCGCGGAACAAGGTGGGCGCCCTGCTCGTCCTTGAGAGGGAGACGGGGCTGAACGACGTCATCGACACCGGCATCCGCATCGAGGGCCTGGTGACGGCCGAGTTCCTCGTCAACATCTTCATCCCGAACACGCCGCTGCACGACGGCGCGGTGATCATCCGAGGGAACCGGGTGATGGCCGCCGGGACGTTCCTGCCGCTGGCGGAGGAGAACATCGTGCCGAATGAGCTCGGCAGCCGCCACCGCGCGGCGCTCGGCATCACGGAGCACTCGGACGCCGTCGCCATCGTCGTGTCGGAGGAGACGGGGCACATCGCCCTGGCCCACTCCGGCAAGCTGATCCGCGGCCTGGACGAGCGCGATCTGCGCGAGCTGCTTGAGGAGCTGCTGCCGCGGGAGCCGGCGCACGGCCTTCTCTTCCGGCCCCGGGGAGGT contains these protein-coding regions:
- a CDS encoding TIGR00159 family protein; this translates as MLKDLAGLTLAQVVLAVLDISIVAYLFYRVFLLVRGTRATQLMRGLFVIIVTYWVSGYLGLRATHWILDKVWVGLFVAVPIVFQPELRRALEQVGRGSFFRPTTALASEDVDHLIDEVVQAVTALARNKVGALLVLERETGLNDVIDTGIRIEGLVTAEFLVNIFIPNTPLHDGAVIIRGNRVMAAGTFLPLAEENIVPNELGSRHRAALGITEHSDAVAIVVSEETGHIALAHSGKLIRGLDERDLRELLEELLPREPAHGLLFRPRGGPSRGEA